A window of the Glaciimonas sp. CA11.2 genome harbors these coding sequences:
- the dxs gene encoding 1-deoxy-D-xylulose-5-phosphate synthase, whose amino-acid sequence MNLLNTINSPADLRLLTRAQLRPLADELREFVIDSVSQTGGHLSSNLGTVELTIALHYVFNTPEDRIVWDVGHQTYPHKILTGRRDQMKTLRQFEGISGFPRRDESEYDTFGTAHSSTSISAALGMALAAKTKGEKDRHAVAVIGDGAMTAGMVFEAMNNAGVYDDINMLVILNDNDMSISPPVGALNRYLARLMSGQFYAKAKNVGKSMLPGPVLQLAKRFEEHAKGMIVPATMFEELGFNYIGPIDGHDLESLIPTLQNLKHLKGPQFLHVVTKKGQGYKLAEADPVLYHGPGKFNPAVGIKPATSSKMTYTQVFSDWLCDMAAQDEKLIGITPAMAGGSGLVEFEQRFPERYYDVGIAEQHAVTFAAGLACEGLKPVVAIYSTFLQRAYDQLIHDVALQNLDVTFALDRAGLVGADGATHAGNYDIAFLRCIPNMVVMAASDENECRQMLSTAYLYKGPAAVRYPRGSGVGAVIDQALVGLPFGKGEIRREGKGIAILAFGTMVAPSLEAAEALNATVANMRFIKPLDVALLLELANSHEAIVTVEEGSIMGGAGAAVAEALAAAGCVKPLLNLGLPDRFIDHGDATQLLAMCGLNAEGIAASIRQRFGKEVLHLVAMQN is encoded by the coding sequence ATGAATTTACTTAATACAATAAACAGCCCGGCCGACTTGCGCCTTTTAACGCGTGCGCAATTGCGACCGCTGGCTGATGAACTACGCGAATTCGTTATTGATTCCGTGTCCCAGACTGGCGGCCATTTGTCGTCAAATTTAGGAACCGTTGAACTGACAATCGCGCTGCATTACGTTTTTAATACGCCCGAAGATCGTATCGTATGGGACGTAGGTCACCAAACCTACCCGCACAAAATACTGACAGGTCGTCGTGATCAAATGAAAACCTTGCGTCAGTTTGAAGGTATTTCGGGATTTCCTCGTCGTGACGAGAGTGAATACGATACCTTTGGGACGGCGCATTCCTCAACATCGATTTCGGCAGCGCTGGGCATGGCCTTGGCCGCCAAGACCAAAGGTGAAAAGGATCGTCACGCTGTCGCAGTGATCGGTGACGGTGCAATGACCGCCGGTATGGTTTTTGAGGCGATGAACAACGCTGGCGTGTATGACGACATCAATATGTTGGTTATCTTAAATGACAACGATATGTCGATCTCTCCACCGGTCGGCGCATTGAATCGTTATCTGGCGCGCTTGATGTCCGGTCAATTTTATGCCAAGGCCAAAAATGTCGGCAAATCGATGCTGCCGGGACCAGTGTTGCAATTGGCCAAGCGGTTTGAAGAGCACGCCAAAGGCATGATTGTACCTGCCACCATGTTTGAGGAATTAGGTTTCAATTACATCGGCCCCATTGATGGGCATGATTTGGAATCGCTGATTCCAACGTTGCAAAATCTGAAGCATTTGAAAGGTCCGCAATTTTTGCACGTGGTAACAAAAAAAGGTCAGGGTTATAAGTTGGCTGAGGCCGATCCCGTGCTTTATCACGGGCCCGGAAAGTTTAATCCAGCCGTCGGCATCAAGCCAGCGACGTCCAGCAAGATGACGTATACACAAGTTTTCAGTGACTGGCTATGCGATATGGCAGCGCAAGATGAAAAACTAATCGGTATTACGCCAGCAATGGCGGGCGGCTCTGGATTGGTGGAGTTTGAGCAGCGCTTTCCAGAGCGTTACTACGATGTTGGTATCGCCGAGCAACACGCGGTGACTTTTGCCGCTGGCCTTGCTTGCGAAGGCCTCAAGCCAGTTGTGGCGATTTATTCGACCTTCTTGCAACGTGCTTATGATCAATTGATACATGATGTCGCGCTGCAAAATCTGGATGTCACCTTTGCGCTTGATCGTGCTGGTCTGGTCGGAGCTGATGGCGCGACTCACGCTGGCAATTATGACATCGCTTTCTTGCGTTGTATTCCCAACATGGTGGTCATGGCTGCGTCTGACGAAAACGAATGTCGCCAGATGTTGTCGACAGCTTATCTCTACAAAGGGCCAGCCGCCGTGCGCTATCCCCGTGGCAGTGGTGTTGGCGCAGTGATTGATCAGGCATTAGTTGGGTTGCCATTTGGCAAAGGCGAGATTCGGCGCGAAGGTAAGGGAATAGCGATTTTGGCCTTTGGTACGATGGTTGCGCCAAGTCTTGAAGCGGCCGAAGCATTGAATGCGACCGTCGCTAATATGCGCTTCATTAAACCGCTGGATGTTGCGCTGTTACTCGAACTGGCAAATTCGCACGAGGCAATTGTCACTGTAGAAGAAGGTTCGATCATGGGTGGCGCTGGCGCCGCGGTGGCAGAAGCTTTGGCGGCGGCAGGATGTGTCAAACCGCTTCTGAATCTGGGTTTGCCCGATCGTTTTATCGATCATGGTGACGCTACACAGTTATTGGCGATGTGTGGTTTGAATGCAGAAGGAATTGCGGCGAGTATTCGTCAACGATTTGGCAAAGAGGTATTGCATTTGGTGGCTATGCAGAATTAG
- a CDS encoding cob(I)yrinic acid a,c-diamide adenosyltransferase: MGNRLSKIATRTGDNGTTGLGDGSRTDKDSLRIHAIGDVDELNSHLGVLLCEVLPTTLRDDLLTIQHDLFDLGGELCIPGYVMIKESQVARLDALLEKYNADLPPLREFILPGGARTAALAHVCRTVCRRAERSIITLGKSETVNVPVRLYVNRLSDLLFVLSRVLNRLDGGSDVLWKNVGRSDV; this comes from the coding sequence ATGGGTAATCGACTCTCAAAAATAGCTACGCGCACGGGCGACAACGGCACAACTGGCCTTGGCGACGGTAGCCGCACAGACAAAGATAGTCTGCGGATTCACGCAATCGGCGATGTCGATGAACTGAACTCACATCTCGGTGTTTTACTCTGCGAGGTATTACCGACTACTTTGCGCGATGATCTGCTGACGATTCAGCATGATTTATTCGATCTCGGTGGCGAGTTGTGTATTCCGGGTTACGTGATGATCAAGGAGTCACAAGTGGCGCGACTTGACGCATTGCTCGAAAAATATAATGCAGACTTGCCACCGTTACGGGAATTTATTTTACCTGGCGGAGCACGCACAGCGGCGCTGGCACATGTTTGCCGGACAGTGTGTCGCCGCGCTGAGCGCAGTATCATCACGCTGGGCAAGAGTGAAACGGTCAACGTTCCTGTGCGGCTTTACGTCAATCGACTATCGGATTTGTTGTTTGTTTTGTCGCGGGTGTTAAATCGGTTGGATGGCGGCAGCGATGTTTTGTGGAAAAATGTCGGGCGCAGTGACGTTTGA
- a CDS encoding FAD-binding oxidoreductase, with translation MNHIATLAALKKPLPDALLVVLKTLFGDRFSTTHAMRAHHGSDESSYDPMLPDAVVFAESTEDVAATVKLCSEYQIPLIPYGCGTSLEGHILALQGGISIDLSRMNRLLAVHAEDMTATVQAGVTRKQINHEIKDSGLFFPIDPGADASLGGMAATRASGTNAVRYGTMRENTLALTVVTSDGRIIKTGTRAKKSSAGYDLTRIFVGSEGTLGIITEVTVRLYPQPEAISAAVCSFETIGDAVTSVIQIIQLGVPIARVEFLDENSVKAINANAKLGLPEKPLLLFEFHGSENGVKEQAEVVQSVVNEFHAIGFEWATQPEDRSRLWAARHNAFFSLLQLRPGSRAISTDCCVPISRLAECMLSTKADCDAHGMIYSILGHVGDGNFHVQMLVDPDNAEEIACAEGINSRMVALAISMDGTCTGEHGVGLHKMDFLIAEHGDAAIETMRVLKHAFDPKNILNPGKIIRW, from the coding sequence ATGAATCATATCGCCACATTGGCAGCATTAAAAAAGCCGCTGCCTGACGCGTTGCTTGTTGTACTCAAAACCTTATTTGGGGACCGCTTCTCCACTACGCATGCCATGCGCGCGCATCACGGTAGTGACGAATCGTCCTACGATCCGATGTTGCCTGATGCCGTGGTGTTTGCTGAGTCGACCGAAGATGTCGCGGCGACCGTCAAATTGTGCAGTGAATATCAAATACCGCTCATTCCGTACGGTTGCGGGACATCTCTGGAAGGCCATATATTGGCCTTGCAAGGCGGTATTTCGATCGACTTGTCACGCATGAATCGTCTGTTGGCGGTGCACGCTGAAGATATGACCGCTACGGTTCAGGCCGGTGTGACGCGCAAGCAGATCAATCACGAAATCAAAGATAGCGGACTGTTTTTCCCCATTGATCCGGGTGCTGATGCGTCGCTTGGTGGCATGGCCGCGACGCGTGCGTCCGGGACTAACGCCGTGCGTTACGGCACCATGCGTGAGAACACTTTGGCGCTGACCGTCGTCACATCGGATGGCCGTATTATCAAAACCGGCACGCGCGCTAAAAAATCTTCCGCTGGCTATGATCTGACGCGCATATTTGTCGGTAGTGAAGGGACGTTGGGCATTATTACAGAGGTGACCGTTCGGCTATATCCGCAGCCCGAAGCTATTTCTGCGGCGGTGTGTTCGTTCGAGACTATCGGTGACGCCGTCACCTCAGTGATTCAGATTATTCAGCTTGGTGTACCGATTGCGCGGGTCGAATTTCTCGATGAAAATAGTGTCAAGGCGATTAATGCCAATGCTAAATTAGGCTTGCCAGAAAAACCATTATTACTATTTGAGTTTCACGGCAGCGAAAACGGCGTGAAAGAACAAGCCGAAGTGGTCCAGTCCGTGGTCAATGAGTTCCACGCAATTGGCTTCGAATGGGCGACGCAGCCTGAAGATCGTTCACGTTTGTGGGCTGCGCGACATAACGCTTTTTTTTCGCTCTTGCAGTTGCGTCCGGGATCTCGCGCCATATCAACCGATTGTTGCGTGCCGATTTCGCGCTTAGCAGAATGCATGTTGTCGACCAAAGCAGATTGCGATGCTCACGGCATGATTTATTCGATATTAGGCCATGTTGGTGATGGCAATTTTCATGTGCAAATGCTGGTTGATCCAGATAATGCGGAGGAGATTGCTTGCGCCGAAGGTATTAATAGTCGCATGGTGGCGTTAGCGATTTCGATGGATGGAACTTGCACCGGTGAACATGGTGTCGGCTTGCATAAGATGGATTTTTTGATCGCTGAACATGGCGACGCCGCGATTGAGACTATGCGGGTGCTGAAGCATGCTTTTGATCCGAAGAATATTCTTAATCCCGGTAAAATTATTCGTTGGTAG
- a CDS encoding FAD-linked oxidase C-terminal domain-containing protein — MNAPAETSITPSFTAERQRQVAAALRAVLPTHSVLFNEEDTRPYECDGLAAYRQLPMVVALPENEAQVAAILKICRDLKVPIVPRGAGTGLSGGAMPIADGVVVSTAKLNRIVKMDAYSRTAVVQPGVRNLAISDAAAAHNLYYAPDPSSQIACTIGGNVAENSGGVHCLKYGLTVHNVMRVRMVTIDGEIVELGGASLDAPGLDLLSVFVGSEGMLGIVTEVTVKLIPKPQLARVIMASFDDVVKSGNAVANVIAAGIIPAGLEMMDKTSSRMVEPFVKAGYDIDAAAILLCESDGTTEEVEEEIGRMSAVLDASGATRIEVSQSEAERLRFWSGRKNAFPAAGRISPDYYCMDGTIPRKNLAQVLLRIEEMETKHGLRCANVFHAGDGNLHPLILFDANVPGEFHRAEAFGAEILELCVEVGGTITGEHGVGIEKINSMCVQFSPLEREAFFGVKRAFDTAFLLNPDKAIPTLQRCAEYGKMHVKRGQLKFPDLPRF, encoded by the coding sequence ATGAACGCCCCCGCAGAGACTTCAATTACACCTTCTTTTACTGCTGAACGGCAACGTCAGGTTGCTGCTGCGTTGCGTGCTGTTCTGCCGACGCATTCAGTGCTATTCAATGAGGAGGACACGCGCCCCTACGAGTGTGATGGTTTGGCCGCGTATCGGCAATTACCAATGGTCGTCGCGTTGCCGGAAAACGAGGCGCAAGTTGCCGCGATTCTCAAGATTTGCCGTGATCTGAAAGTACCGATCGTGCCACGCGGCGCGGGAACGGGCTTGTCCGGTGGGGCAATGCCGATTGCCGATGGCGTTGTAGTGTCGACGGCCAAACTTAACCGTATCGTCAAAATGGACGCCTATTCCCGTACCGCGGTTGTCCAGCCGGGCGTGCGTAATCTAGCCATTTCTGACGCTGCGGCGGCACATAATTTGTATTACGCACCAGACCCGTCATCGCAGATTGCCTGCACGATAGGTGGTAACGTTGCAGAAAACTCGGGCGGCGTTCATTGCCTGAAATACGGCCTCACGGTGCATAACGTCATGCGCGTGCGTATGGTTACGATTGATGGTGAGATCGTCGAACTGGGCGGCGCGTCGCTGGACGCACCGGGCCTCGATTTGCTTTCCGTTTTTGTCGGCTCCGAAGGCATGCTCGGTATCGTCACTGAAGTCACCGTCAAGCTCATTCCAAAACCACAACTGGCTCGCGTCATTATGGCGTCGTTCGACGATGTCGTAAAAAGCGGCAATGCTGTTGCCAACGTGATTGCCGCCGGGATTATTCCCGCCGGTTTGGAGATGATGGATAAAACCAGTTCGCGCATGGTTGAACCGTTTGTCAAAGCCGGTTACGACATTGATGCCGCCGCAATTTTGCTATGCGAGTCGGACGGTACAACGGAAGAAGTAGAGGAAGAAATCGGTCGTATGAGCGCGGTACTTGATGCCAGCGGCGCGACCCGGATTGAGGTGTCGCAATCGGAAGCTGAGCGACTGCGGTTTTGGTCTGGACGCAAAAATGCGTTCCCGGCGGCAGGGCGTATTTCACCTGATTATTATTGTATGGACGGGACGATTCCAAGGAAAAATCTGGCGCAAGTATTGCTGCGGATTGAAGAAATGGAAACCAAACATGGCTTACGTTGCGCTAACGTGTTCCATGCCGGTGATGGTAATTTGCACCCTTTGATTTTGTTCGATGCAAACGTGCCGGGCGAGTTTCATCGTGCTGAAGCTTTTGGCGCTGAAATTCTGGAGTTGTGTGTCGAAGTCGGTGGCACGATTACCGGTGAACATGGTGTTGGAATTGAAAAAATTAATTCGATGTGTGTGCAGTTTTCGCCACTCGAGCGTGAGGCATTCTTTGGCGTAAAGCGAGCGTTTGACACGGCGTTTTTGCTCAACCCCGATAAGGCAATCCCGACGTTACAACGATGTGCCGAATACGGGAAAATGCACGTAAAGCGTGGTCAACTAAAATTCCCGGATTTACCGCGGTTCTAA
- a CDS encoding farnesyl diphosphate synthase has translation MRQIQSVTEAALTTFLPLPTDVPVRLHQAMRYAVLDGGKRIRPLLVFAAGELFGAPQPMLERAAAAVEMIHAYSLVHDDMPCMDDDALRRGKPTVHVQYDEPTALLVGDALQSQAFIVLSANVETVDPVRQMMMLRLLAAASGSFGMCGGQAIDLDSVGLQLSLDALELMHRLKTGALLRASVLLGATSGKTLSFTEVQALEAYGTAIGLAFQVVDDILDATADSATLGKTAGKDAANNKPTYVSIIGLTESQVLADKLRNDAHAAIAPFGNKARRLRELADLIVQRKA, from the coding sequence ATGCGGCAGATTCAGTCAGTAACTGAAGCTGCATTGACAACATTTTTGCCCTTGCCTACGGATGTTCCGGTACGCTTGCACCAGGCTATGCGTTATGCGGTTTTAGATGGCGGCAAGCGGATACGGCCTCTTTTGGTATTCGCGGCTGGTGAGCTGTTCGGAGCACCTCAACCTATGTTGGAACGCGCAGCAGCAGCAGTCGAAATGATTCATGCGTATTCGCTGGTGCATGACGATATGCCGTGTATGGACGACGACGCACTACGCCGCGGTAAACCGACCGTGCATGTGCAATATGATGAACCAACCGCATTATTAGTTGGCGATGCATTGCAGTCGCAAGCGTTTATTGTGTTGTCTGCCAATGTCGAGACTGTTGATCCGGTGCGCCAGATGATGATGTTGCGCTTGCTGGCGGCGGCGTCCGGGTCTTTCGGTATGTGCGGCGGTCAGGCAATTGATTTGGATAGTGTCGGTTTGCAGCTATCTCTGGATGCGCTGGAGTTGATGCATCGATTGAAGACCGGCGCCTTACTACGCGCCTCAGTCCTATTGGGGGCCACCAGCGGCAAGACGTTATCGTTTACGGAAGTGCAAGCATTAGAAGCATACGGTACGGCGATTGGGTTGGCGTTTCAGGTGGTCGACGATATCCTTGATGCGACTGCCGATTCAGCAACTTTAGGCAAGACAGCGGGCAAGGACGCAGCGAATAATAAACCAACCTATGTATCGATCATCGGGTTGACGGAATCGCAGGTATTGGCAGATAAGTTGCGTAACGACGCTCACGCGGCGATTGCGCCCTTTGGAAATAAAGCCCGTCGCCTGCGTGAATTGGCAGATTTGATTGTGCAGCGGAAAGCTTAG
- a CDS encoding LysR substrate-binding domain-containing protein, with protein MATRLPPVHALSAFEAAARHNSFALAADELCITPSALSHRIRLLEDFVGERLFSREGRTVTLSEFGRRYLDVVRNALRTLIEFPMPHRASQAQPRIKITVPPTFARYLLIPHLGSFIAEHPDIVVEIFLSVPLYDLSLSESDIEVRFGAGRYPNTTTEKLFEEPAFAVATPDYLRQIGGIDTPADLRKATLLRSALEPWQPWFEAAGLDWPEPASGLRADDLGLLLELIRNGFGVGLTRKHFAQKMIADGELVQLFDVSLTSPPHAYYLVYEQKPYERPEVTIFIAWMKKTFKRL; from the coding sequence ATCGCGACCCGATTGCCACCGGTCCACGCCCTGTCGGCGTTCGAGGCCGCAGCGCGCCATAACTCATTTGCACTCGCTGCCGATGAGTTATGCATTACGCCTTCGGCGCTGTCGCACCGGATTCGCTTGCTTGAGGATTTCGTCGGTGAGCGGCTGTTTAGTCGTGAAGGGCGCACCGTCACTTTGTCGGAATTTGGCCGCCGGTATCTGGACGTGGTACGCAATGCTTTGCGCACGTTAATTGAGTTTCCGATGCCGCATCGCGCTTCTCAGGCGCAGCCGCGGATCAAAATAACAGTGCCACCCACCTTTGCACGCTATTTGCTGATTCCGCATTTAGGCAGTTTTATCGCAGAGCATCCGGACATAGTTGTAGAAATATTCTTGTCGGTTCCGCTGTACGACTTAAGTCTTTCGGAAAGTGATATTGAAGTGCGTTTTGGCGCTGGCAGATATCCCAACACCACGACCGAAAAACTCTTCGAGGAACCTGCGTTTGCCGTTGCTACGCCGGATTATTTGCGTCAAATCGGTGGTATTGATACGCCTGCCGATTTGCGCAAGGCAACACTATTACGCTCTGCTTTAGAGCCTTGGCAGCCTTGGTTTGAGGCAGCCGGATTGGATTGGCCGGAGCCTGCGTCGGGATTGCGCGCAGACGATTTAGGATTGCTGCTTGAGTTGATTCGAAATGGATTTGGCGTCGGATTGACGCGCAAACACTTTGCACAAAAAATGATCGCAGATGGAGAGTTGGTGCAATTGTTTGACGTGAGTCTGACTTCTCCGCCGCATGCTTATTATCTGGTGTACGAGCAAAAGCCCTATGAACGTCCGGAAGTGACGATTTTCATTGCCTGGATGAAAAAAACCTTCAAACGACTTTAA